A genomic segment from Streptosporangium roseum DSM 43021 encodes:
- a CDS encoding class I SAM-dependent methyltransferase, which yields MEHAEFNDARLVEVYDAECPWSRDDDFFLSVVDETPAARVLDLGCGTGRLALGMAAAGHTVTGVDPARASLQAARLKPGAEQVTWIEGTAETLPERSFDVVVMTSHVAQFFVDDDEWGRTLAAVERSLVPGGRLVFDSREPQDRRWERWNPIDSRRRVRLPDGREVGRWTRVTAVQGGVVSFTQHYVFPDEELVSTATLRFRAEEELRASLQAAGFSVEWIYGGWERQAVGEGDGEFLVIARTRTW from the coding sequence ATGGAACACGCCGAGTTCAACGATGCCCGGCTGGTGGAGGTCTATGACGCCGAGTGCCCTTGGTCGCGCGACGACGACTTCTTTCTCTCCGTGGTCGACGAGACCCCCGCGGCTCGGGTGCTCGACCTGGGGTGTGGCACCGGTCGTCTGGCGCTGGGTATGGCAGCGGCCGGCCACACGGTCACCGGCGTCGATCCTGCCCGGGCATCACTTCAAGCCGCTCGCCTCAAGCCGGGTGCCGAGCAGGTGACCTGGATCGAGGGTACGGCGGAGACGCTTCCGGAGCGGTCGTTCGATGTGGTGGTCATGACCAGCCACGTGGCTCAGTTCTTCGTCGACGATGACGAGTGGGGCCGTACCCTCGCCGCGGTCGAACGTTCACTCGTGCCCGGTGGCCGGCTGGTGTTCGACTCGCGGGAACCTCAAGATCGCAGATGGGAGCGGTGGAACCCGATCGACTCCCGTCGGCGGGTCCGTCTGCCGGACGGCCGCGAGGTCGGCAGATGGACCCGGGTGACCGCGGTCCAGGGTGGTGTTGTCAGCTTCACCCAGCACTATGTCTTTCCCGACGAAGAGCTTGTCAGTACCGCCACCTTGCGTTTTCGGGCCGAGGAGGAACTACGCGCATCCCTGCAGGCGGCGGGGTTCAGCGTGGAATGGATCTACGGAGGCTGGGAGCGGCAGGCCGTGGGGGAGGGCGACGGAGAGTTCCTGGTCATCGCACGGACACGGACCTGGTGA
- a CDS encoding ArsR/SmtB family transcription factor, with the protein MGRTPPHPEVSQFDLQQVLEALVDPVRRSIVTQLDASGEDIKCGAFDMPVSKSTATHHFKVLREAGLLRQYYVGTSRMNALRRAEMDEAFPGLLDALTTHQDKRH; encoded by the coding sequence ATGGGACGTACGCCGCCACATCCAGAGGTGTCACAGTTCGACCTCCAGCAGGTGCTGGAGGCCCTCGTCGATCCGGTGCGCCGGAGCATCGTCACGCAGCTCGACGCCTCCGGCGAGGACATCAAGTGCGGCGCCTTCGACATGCCGGTCAGCAAGTCCACCGCCACCCACCACTTCAAGGTGCTGCGCGAGGCGGGCCTGCTCCGGCAGTACTACGTCGGGACCTCGCGGATGAACGCCCTCCGCCGCGCCGAGATGGACGAGGCGTTCCCCGGCCTGCTCGACGCCCTCACCACGCACCAGGACAAGAGGCACTGA
- a CDS encoding FAD-dependent monooxygenase has product MKVACVGGGPASLYFSILMKRVDPSHDITVYERNPAGWTYGWGVTYVDELLNNLHNADPESARTISENSFRWDSWVVHVHDRMTVTEEHGDEGFGIGRRLLLDILAERARSLGVRIEFEREIADEDELADADLVVAGDGVNSVLRERHADHFGTEVAVGRNVYIWLGTTKVFDSFTFAFVETPHGWIWCYGYGFSKEHSTCVIECSPETWRGLGFDQANEADSLALLEKLFVDMLDGHPLIGRGLADRSAHWLNFRTLTNRTWYRGNLVLLGDAAHTTHYSIGAGTDLALGDAAFLASALHEDTHLQPALARYERERRSAILPTQRAARYSAQWYENLPRYISLPPAQMFTLLGRRHSPLLPHIPPRLYYRIGRAAEQFASLRGRLGSKATRSAHSGDHG; this is encoded by the coding sequence GTGAAGGTCGCCTGCGTCGGTGGCGGACCCGCCAGCCTGTACTTCTCGATCCTGATGAAGCGGGTGGACCCGTCCCATGACATCACCGTCTACGAGCGGAACCCAGCCGGGTGGACCTACGGCTGGGGCGTGACCTACGTGGACGAACTGCTCAACAATCTCCACAATGCCGACCCCGAGTCCGCGCGCACCATCAGCGAGAACTCGTTCCGCTGGGACAGCTGGGTCGTGCACGTCCACGACCGCATGACGGTGACGGAGGAGCACGGGGACGAGGGCTTCGGCATCGGCCGGCGCCTGCTGCTCGACATCCTCGCCGAGCGGGCCCGCTCCCTCGGCGTGCGCATCGAGTTCGAGCGCGAGATCGCCGACGAGGACGAGCTGGCCGACGCCGACCTCGTCGTCGCCGGCGACGGCGTCAACAGCGTGCTGCGCGAGCGCCACGCCGACCACTTCGGCACCGAGGTCGCGGTCGGGCGGAACGTCTACATCTGGCTCGGCACCACCAAGGTCTTCGACTCCTTCACCTTCGCCTTCGTGGAGACCCCACACGGCTGGATCTGGTGTTACGGCTACGGATTCAGCAAGGAGCACAGCACCTGCGTCATCGAGTGCTCCCCCGAGACCTGGAGAGGACTCGGGTTCGACCAGGCGAACGAGGCCGACAGCCTGGCCCTCCTGGAGAAGCTCTTCGTCGACATGCTGGACGGGCACCCGCTGATCGGCCGGGGGCTCGCCGACCGCAGCGCGCACTGGCTGAACTTCCGCACCCTGACCAACCGGACCTGGTACCGCGGCAACCTCGTCCTGCTCGGGGACGCCGCGCACACCACGCACTACTCCATCGGCGCGGGCACCGACCTCGCGCTGGGGGACGCCGCCTTCCTGGCCAGCGCGCTGCACGAGGACACGCACCTCCAGCCCGCCCTCGCCCGCTACGAGCGGGAACGCAGATCCGCGATCCTGCCCACCCAGAGAGCGGCCCGCTACAGCGCCCAGTGGTACGAGAACCTCCCGCGCTACATCAGCCTTCCACCGGCGCAGATGTTCACGCTGCTCGGCCGGCGGCACTCCCCGCTGCTGCCGCACATCCCGCCGCGGCTGTACTACCGGATCGGCCGGGCGGCCGAGCAGTTCGCGTCGCTGCGCGGCCGGCTGGGCTCGAAGGCCACACGGAGCGCGCACAGCGGGGACCACGGATGA